In the genome of Polaribacter sp. MED152, one region contains:
- a CDS encoding pitrilysin family protein, producing the protein MKKSILSLASAVLVAFSMNAQQVEFEEYDLSNGMHVILHQDSSAPVVVTSVMYHVGAKDEQPGRTGMAHFFEHLLFEGTENIKKGEWFKMVSSNGGRNNANTTDDRTYYYEIFPSNKLELGLWMESERLLHPIIGQDGVDTQNEVVKEEKRLRVDNQPYSKFLEYVKENIFKKHPYKGTTIGKMEDLDAATLEEFLAFNKKFYVPNNATLVVAGDIDKDAAKKMIEDYFGPIPRGEEITRNFPKEDPITEQMTAKGYDANIQIPAIMAAYRTPSMKTRDSRVLDMISSYLSTGRSSVLYKKLVDDKKMALQAGAINLSQEDYGTYILYGLPQGDTELKDIIAEVDAEIVKMQTELISEKDFQKLQNQFENNFVNSNSSVEGIANSLARYNVLYGDTNLINTEIDIYRSITREEIRDVAKKYLNPNQRLLLEYLPEAK; encoded by the coding sequence ATGAAGAAAAGTATTTTATCTCTTGCTTCTGCTGTATTAGTTGCGTTTTCTATGAATGCTCAACAGGTAGAATTTGAAGAGTATGATTTAAGTAATGGAATGCATGTAATATTACATCAAGACTCTTCAGCACCTGTTGTTGTAACTTCTGTAATGTATCATGTAGGTGCTAAAGATGAGCAACCAGGAAGAACAGGTATGGCTCACTTCTTTGAACACCTATTATTTGAAGGAACAGAAAACATTAAAAAAGGTGAGTGGTTCAAAATGGTTTCTTCTAATGGTGGTAGAAATAATGCCAACACTACAGATGACAGAACTTATTATTACGAAATCTTTCCTTCTAATAAATTAGAGTTAGGTTTATGGATGGAGTCTGAGCGTTTATTACACCCAATTATTGGTCAAGATGGTGTAGATACTCAGAATGAAGTTGTAAAAGAAGAAAAAAGATTACGTGTAGACAACCAACCTTATTCTAAATTCTTAGAATATGTAAAAGAAAACATCTTTAAAAAGCATCCTTATAAAGGAACAACTATTGGTAAAATGGAAGATTTAGATGCTGCTACTTTAGAAGAGTTTTTAGCATTTAACAAAAAGTTCTATGTACCAAACAATGCAACTTTAGTGGTTGCTGGTGATATTGATAAAGATGCTGCAAAGAAAATGATTGAAGACTATTTTGGACCTATACCAAGAGGTGAAGAAATTACTAGAAATTTCCCAAAAGAAGACCCAATTACTGAGCAGATGACTGCTAAAGGCTATGATGCAAATATTCAAATACCTGCAATTATGGCTGCTTACAGAACACCATCTATGAAAACTAGAGACTCTAGAGTTTTAGATATGATTTCTTCTTATTTAAGTACTGGTAGAAGTTCTGTTCTTTACAAAAAGTTAGTAGATGATAAGAAAATGGCATTACAAGCTGGTGCAATTAACCTAAGTCAAGAAGATTATGGTACTTATATCTTATATGGTTTACCACAAGGTGATACAGAATTAAAAGATATTATTGCAGAAGTAGATGCAGAAATCGTAAAAATGCAAACTGAATTAATTTCTGAGAAAGATTTTCAAAAATTACAAAATCAGTTCGAAAACAACTTTGTAAATTCTAACTCAAGTGTAGAAGGTATTGCTAACTCTTTAGCACGTTACAATGTTTTATATGGAGACACTAATTTAATCAATACAGAGATTGATATTTACAGATCAATTACTAGAGAAGAAATTAGAGATGTTGCTAAAAAATATCTAAATCCGAATCAAAGATTACTTTTAGAATATTTACCAGAAGCAAAATAA
- the rplU gene encoding 50S ribosomal protein L21, whose protein sequence is MYAIVEIAGQQFKVAKDQKVYVHRLQGEEGSKVTFDNVLLLDDAGNVTLGAPAIEGASVTAQILSHLKGDKVIVFKKKRRKGYRKKNGHRQSFSEIQIESIAASGTKKTAKKAASKKTETTADAPKKAAPKKATKAKADDLKKIEGAGPKAAEALVNAGLDTFAKVAKTDAAKLSEILSEASSRLSHIVTDTWPKQAGLAAEGKWDELKELQDRLDGGIEK, encoded by the coding sequence ATGTACGCAATCGTAGAGATAGCAGGGCAGCAGTTTAAAGTAGCAAAAGACCAAAAAGTATACGTTCATCGTTTACAAGGAGAGGAAGGATCAAAAGTAACTTTTGATAATGTTCTTTTACTTGATGATGCTGGAAACGTAACTTTAGGCGCCCCAGCTATAGAAGGAGCATCAGTAACAGCTCAAATTTTAAGTCACTTAAAAGGTGATAAAGTTATCGTTTTCAAAAAGAAAAGAAGAAAAGGATACAGAAAGAAAAATGGACACAGACAGTCTTTTAGCGAGATTCAAATTGAATCTATTGCAGCTTCTGGTACAAAGAAAACTGCTAAGAAAGCAGCTTCTAAGAAAACAGAAACTACTGCAGACGCTCCTAAGAAAGCTGCTCCTAAAAAAGCAACTAAGGCTAAAGCTGACGATTTAAAGAAAATTGAAGGTGCAGGTCCTAAGGCTGCAGAAGCATTAGTAAATGCTGGCTTAGATACATTTGCTAAAGTAGCTAAAACAGATGCTGCTAAATTAAGTGAAATTTTATCTGAAGCTAGTTCAAGATTATCTCATATTGTAACAGATACTTGGCCAAAGCAAGCTGGTTTAGCTGCGGAAGGTAAATGGGATGAATTAAAAGAATTACAAGATAGATTAGATGGTGGTATTGAAAAATAA
- the rpmA gene encoding 50S ribosomal protein L27, with the protein MAHKKGVGSSKNGRESESKRLGVKIFGGQAAIAGNIIVRQRGTTHNPGENVYMGKDHTLHAKVDGIVEFQKKRDNRSYVSVTPFEA; encoded by the coding sequence ATGGCACATAAAAAAGGTGTAGGTAGTTCGAAGAATGGTAGAGAATCAGAATCGAAACGTCTAGGTGTAAAAATTTTTGGAGGACAAGCTGCAATTGCAGGTAACATTATTGTTCGTCAGAGAGGTACAACTCACAATCCAGGAGAAAACGTTTACATGGGTAAAGATCATACTTTACATGCAAAGGTTGACGGAATTGTTGAATTTCAAAAGAAAAGAGATAACAGATCTTATGTATCTGTAACTCCATTTGAAGCTTAA